From a single Metopolophium dirhodum isolate CAU chromosome 6, ASM1992520v1, whole genome shotgun sequence genomic region:
- the LOC132947605 gene encoding piggyBac transposable element-derived protein 3-like produces MNKKLVDKEIIHLLEIPSGSEDGFETESDVENEKVDLWNEYGDLLDETNIEKFEKLLSEQFNVDTILDDKVELPIFEHVYDEPQTSIETNTTDLFLPSTSSVQQTTRKVPKLSKNKCYRSKRNNPVPPIIQNHIPIEIKEITWSKDNFPPVDTTFIGKSTLPEDIMELETPYQIFKYLFTVDLMQHICDETYKYGLQNSLSNPLKMSTNDLQKYIGVLVLMSIVNISNVRKYWSPYLGNDVIKDTMNLNTFEKIRKEHLAVDEQMCSTKARSSVKVYMPNKPHKWGYKLFVLSGASGFAYNFELFTGQENNSELRNKNEPDLGSSANVVVRLGRVIPKHQNYKLFFDNYYTTLPLLVYLKIENILSLGTVRRNRLKNVVLLDDSTMLKKPRGTYDHCVTNIRNTDIVAITWNDTKNVNLLSTFAAIEPVTKVSRYYRKMNKRVEVDCPHIIKVYNTHMGGVDLLDGLLGRHKIKMRSCKWYMRLFYHLLDVTIVNSWLLHKRIQNQKLDNNNVLPLMEFREQLAITLCKLGENNTPKRGRPSTDIEIGIIKKGKLGCYGSSWRSVHK; encoded by the exons ATGAACAAAAAATTAGTTGACAAAGAAATTATTCATTTACTTGAAATACCTTCCGGGTCGGAAGATGGGTTTGAGACTGAGAGTGACGTTGAAAATGAAAAGGTTGATTTATGGAATGAGTATGGGGATTTATTAGACGAAACAAATATTgagaaatttgaaaaacttttaTCTGAACAATTTAATGTTGATACAATTCTAGATGATAAAGTTGAACTTCCAATTTTCGAGCATGTGTACGACGAGCCTCAAACTTCTATTGAAACTAATACCACTGATTTATTTTTGCCCTCCACATCTTCTGTTCAACAAACAACACGTAAAGTACCAAAACTTTCCAAAAACAAATGTTATCGATCCAAACGTAATAATCCTGTACCACCTATTATTCAAAATCATATTCCGATTGAAATAAAAGAAATTACATGGTCAAAAGATAATTTTCCACCTGTAGATACTACTTTTATCGGAAAATCGACTTTACCAGAAGATATTATGGAATTAGAGACAccttatcaaatttttaaatatctttttaCCGTAGACTTGATGCAACATATTTGTGATGAAACTTATAAATATGGTCTACAGAACAGTTTATCTAATCcattaaaaatgtctacaaatgatttacaaaaatatattggggTACTTGTCCTAATGagtatagtaaatatttcaaatgttagaAAATATTGGTCACCATACTTAGGCAATGATGTTATCAAAGACACAATGAACctgaatacttttgaaaaaattagaa AAGAACATTTAGCTGTTGACGAGCAAATGTGTAGCACCAAAGCTAGAAGCTCGGTAAAAGTTTATATGCCTAACAAGCCACATAAGTGGGGCTATAAATTGTTCGTTCTTAGTGGTGCCTCCGGTTTCGCTtataattttgaactttttacgGGCCAAGAAAACAATTCGGAGCtacgaaataaaaatgaacCAGATTTAGGTTCCAGCGCTAATGTAGTAGTTCGTCTAGGAAGAGTTATACCAaaacatcaaaattataaattattttttgataactaTTACACAACCTTACCACTAttagtttatttgaaaatagaaaatatactcTCCCTAGGTACTGTTCGAAGAAATAGGCTTAAGAATGTAGTGTTGCTTGATGATTCAACTATGCTAAAAAAACCCAGAGGAACATATGATCATTGTGTCactaatattagaaatacagaTATAGTCGCGATTACATGGAATGACacgaaaaatgtaaatttattgtcAACTTTTGCTGCTATTGAGCCTGTTACGAAAGTTAGTAGATATTATAGGAAAATGAATAAAAGAGTTGAAGTGGATTGTCcccatattataaaagtatacaatacTCACATGGGAGGTGTCGACTTACTGGATGGATTACTTGGAAGGCACAAAATTAAAATGCGAAGTTGCAAGTGGTATATGCGATTATTTTATCACTTACTAGACGTCACAATCGTAAATTCTTGGCTGTTACACAAACGAatccaaaatcaaaaattagacAACAATAATGTTTTACCATTAATGGAATTTAGAGAACAACTTGCCATAACTTTGTGTAAACTTGGTGAAAATAATACGCCAAAACGAGGACGCCCATCAACTGATattgaaataggtataataaaaaaaggaaaattagGTTGTTACGGATCTTCCTGGAGGTCCgtgcacaaataa